CGGGCGGCGTCCGGTTCACCCGGGACGGGGCCGTGCTTACCGGCGCAGCAGCGACCTATAATACCCGGACCAAAGAAGGGCATGTTACCGGCGGCGTCAAAATGGTTCAGTCTGACGCAGTTCTGACAGCGGAGGAATTGCGGTCTTATGACAATAACCGCATCACTGCCAGTGGCGGAGTGCAATTAACCAAGGGAGAGAGCGTGCTGACAGGCCCTCAGCTGGACTACTACACCGATAAAGCTTATGCAGTGGTCAATGATCAGGCCCGTCTGGTGATGCAAGACGGCGTCATGACTGCCGGTAAGATTGAAGCTTATTTGGATGAAAGCAGAATTACCGGGACAGGCAGCGTTCATATCGTTAGTCAGGCCAGGCAGCTTGATGCCACGGCTGATCAGGCGGTTTACTATGGCGCTGAACCCGCCAGGGCGGTTCTGACCGGCAACGCCAGGGCGGTCCAGGAAGGCAATATCTTAACCGGCAATAAATTGACGATTTATCTGGACAACCAAACGGTAAATGCCCAGGGCCGCACGCAGTTGGTCATCCAGCCGCAGTAAACCGCATGGATTTACACTGAAATGAGGAACAGGCCATGTTTATTGAAACACATCATCTGATCAAAACGTATAAAGACCGTAATGTGGTCGATGGCGTCAGCATACGAGTGGACAAGGGTGAGGTGGTTGGCTTATTGGGACCGAACGGCGCCGGTAAAACCACTACCTTTTATATGATCGTAGGGCTGGAGAAACCGGACAGCGGCCTGGTGTGCATTGGCGGCGAAGACGTTTCCGATATGCCGATGCACAAACGGGCCAATTTTGGCATTGGTTATCTGCCGCAGGAAGCGTCGGTATTCCGGAAGCTTACCGTGGAAGATAATCTGATTGCCATTCTGGAGACAACCGATTTAACGCCCAGCGGCTGCCGGGAAAAAGCCGCCAGTCTGCTGTATGAATTCAATATTGCGCATATCCGGGAACGAAAGGGCTCAGAACT
Above is a genomic segment from Dendrosporobacter quercicolus containing:
- the lptB gene encoding LPS export ABC transporter ATP-binding protein; protein product: MFIETHHLIKTYKDRNVVDGVSIRVDKGEVVGLLGPNGAGKTTTFYMIVGLEKPDSGLVCIGGEDVSDMPMHKRANFGIGYLPQEASVFRKLTVEDNLIAILETTDLTPSGCREKAASLLYEFNIAHIRERKGSELSGGERRRVEIARCLATDPLFILLDEPFAGVDPIAVADIQAIIGYLRQRGIGVLITDHNVRETLSIVDRAYILNEGQILIEGDSATIAASETARKFYLGENFSL
- a CDS encoding LptA/OstA family protein translates to MKLGRLLLALIMAAAMAMPAAAAQPQPVEMAAEVIEYNSTTGIMTGTGGVRFTRDGAVLTGAAATYNTRTKEGHVTGGVKMVQSDAVLTAEELRSYDNNRITASGGVQLTKGESVLTGPQLDYYTDKAYAVVNDQARLVMQDGVMTAGKIEAYLDESRITGTGSVHIVSQARQLDATADQAVYYGAEPARAVLTGNARAVQEGNILTGNKLTIYLDNQTVNAQGRTQLVIQPQ